Proteins encoded within one genomic window of Vidua macroura isolate BioBank_ID:100142 chromosome 2, ASM2450914v1, whole genome shotgun sequence:
- the PDHA1 gene encoding pyruvate dehydrogenase E1 component subunit alpha, somatic form, mitochondrial isoform X1 produces MRRMLLAALSRLLQGPAAAGRTGAVSEASRVVVASRNYGDFASEATFEIKQCDLHRLEEGPGTTAVMTREEGLQYYKTMQTIRRMELKSDQLYKQKIIRGFCHLYDGQEACCVGIEAAIKPTDHVITAYRAHGFTYTRGVPVREILAELTGRKGGCAKGKGGSMHMYTKNFYGGNGIVGAQVPLGAGIALACQYFAKNEICVALYGDGAANQGQIFETYNMAALWKLPCIFVCENNRYGMGTSVERAAASTDYYKRGYFIPGLRVDGMDILCVREAVKFAAEYCRSGKGPLVMELQTYRYHGHSMSDPGISYRTREEIQEVRSKSDPITLLKDRMVNNNLASVEELKEIDVAVRKEIEEAAQFATTDPEPPLEELGHHIFFNEPPFEVRGPNQWIKYKSVS; encoded by the exons gCCTCTCGAGTGGTGGTAGCATCACGTAACTATGGAGACTTCGCAAGTGAAGCTACGTTTGAGATTAAG CAATGTGACCTCCATCGGCTGGAGGAAGGGCCGGGCACCACGGCAGTGATGACTCGAGAGGAGGGGCTCCAGTACTACAAGACCATGCAGACCATCCGGCGCATGGAGCTCAAGTCTGACCAACTCTACAAGCAGAAGATCATTCGTGGCTTCTGCCACTTATATGATGGTCAG GAGGCTTGCTGTGTGGGGATTGAGGCTGCCATAAAGCCCACAGACCACGTGATAACAGCGTACAGAGCCCACGGCTTCACCTACACCCGAGGAGTGCCTGTCCGGGAGATTCTCGCGGAACTTACAG GTCGAAAAGGAGGATgtgcaaagggaaaaggaggttCAATGCATATGTATACCAAAAACTTTTATGGTGGCAACGGTATTGTTGGTGCTCAG GTTCCTCTTGGAGCCGGGATTGCTCTGGCCTGTCAATACTTCGCtaaaaatgaaatctgtgtGGCCTTGTATGGGGATGGTGCAGCCAATCAG ggCCAGATATTTGAAACATACAACATGGCTGCCTTATGGAAGTTGCCTTGTATTTTTGTCTGTGAGAACAATCGGTATGGGATGGGAACATCAGTTGaaagagctgcagccagcactgacTACTACAAAAGAGGATACTTCATTCCAGGTCTGAGG GTGGATGGCATGGATATTCTCTGTGTCCGAGAAGCAGTAAAGTTTGCAGCCGAGTACTGTAGATCTGGAAAA gGTCCTCTTGTGATGGAGTTGCAGACATATCGTTACCATGGCCACAGTATGAGTGACCCTGGAATAAG CTATCGTACTAGAGAAGAAATTCAAGAAGTGAGAAGCAAAAGTGATCCCATTACTTTGCTGAAGGACAGAATGGTCAACAACAACCTTGCTAGCGTTGAAGAACTAAAG GAAATTGATGTGGCAGTAAGGAAGGAGATCGAGGAAGCTGCTCAGTTTGCTACCACTGACCCAGAGCCTCCCCTGGAAGAACTGGGTCACCACATCTTCTTCAATGAGCCACCCTTTGAAGTGCGTGGCCCAAACCAGTGGATAAAGTACAAGTCTGTCAGCTAA
- the PDHA1 gene encoding pyruvate dehydrogenase E1 component subunit alpha, somatic form, mitochondrial isoform X2 — protein MRRMLLAALSRLLQGPAAAGRTASRVVVASRNYGDFASEATFEIKQCDLHRLEEGPGTTAVMTREEGLQYYKTMQTIRRMELKSDQLYKQKIIRGFCHLYDGQEACCVGIEAAIKPTDHVITAYRAHGFTYTRGVPVREILAELTGRKGGCAKGKGGSMHMYTKNFYGGNGIVGAQVPLGAGIALACQYFAKNEICVALYGDGAANQGQIFETYNMAALWKLPCIFVCENNRYGMGTSVERAAASTDYYKRGYFIPGLRVDGMDILCVREAVKFAAEYCRSGKGPLVMELQTYRYHGHSMSDPGISYRTREEIQEVRSKSDPITLLKDRMVNNNLASVEELKEIDVAVRKEIEEAAQFATTDPEPPLEELGHHIFFNEPPFEVRGPNQWIKYKSVS, from the exons gCCTCTCGAGTGGTGGTAGCATCACGTAACTATGGAGACTTCGCAAGTGAAGCTACGTTTGAGATTAAG CAATGTGACCTCCATCGGCTGGAGGAAGGGCCGGGCACCACGGCAGTGATGACTCGAGAGGAGGGGCTCCAGTACTACAAGACCATGCAGACCATCCGGCGCATGGAGCTCAAGTCTGACCAACTCTACAAGCAGAAGATCATTCGTGGCTTCTGCCACTTATATGATGGTCAG GAGGCTTGCTGTGTGGGGATTGAGGCTGCCATAAAGCCCACAGACCACGTGATAACAGCGTACAGAGCCCACGGCTTCACCTACACCCGAGGAGTGCCTGTCCGGGAGATTCTCGCGGAACTTACAG GTCGAAAAGGAGGATgtgcaaagggaaaaggaggttCAATGCATATGTATACCAAAAACTTTTATGGTGGCAACGGTATTGTTGGTGCTCAG GTTCCTCTTGGAGCCGGGATTGCTCTGGCCTGTCAATACTTCGCtaaaaatgaaatctgtgtGGCCTTGTATGGGGATGGTGCAGCCAATCAG ggCCAGATATTTGAAACATACAACATGGCTGCCTTATGGAAGTTGCCTTGTATTTTTGTCTGTGAGAACAATCGGTATGGGATGGGAACATCAGTTGaaagagctgcagccagcactgacTACTACAAAAGAGGATACTTCATTCCAGGTCTGAGG GTGGATGGCATGGATATTCTCTGTGTCCGAGAAGCAGTAAAGTTTGCAGCCGAGTACTGTAGATCTGGAAAA gGTCCTCTTGTGATGGAGTTGCAGACATATCGTTACCATGGCCACAGTATGAGTGACCCTGGAATAAG CTATCGTACTAGAGAAGAAATTCAAGAAGTGAGAAGCAAAAGTGATCCCATTACTTTGCTGAAGGACAGAATGGTCAACAACAACCTTGCTAGCGTTGAAGAACTAAAG GAAATTGATGTGGCAGTAAGGAAGGAGATCGAGGAAGCTGCTCAGTTTGCTACCACTGACCCAGAGCCTCCCCTGGAAGAACTGGGTCACCACATCTTCTTCAATGAGCCACCCTTTGAAGTGCGTGGCCCAAACCAGTGGATAAAGTACAAGTCTGTCAGCTAA